GTATTGTTTCAATTTCCGTCTGGATCCTTGTCAGTTTTTCCAGCGGTGCCCTGGGATGGATGCTTCAGAAAAAACTCAGGAACTTCGGCGTCTCATTTCTGGACAGGCTGTGGGGATCGTTGTTTTCAATAATTTCAGTATCTTTTGCTCTCACTGTCGTTTTATTGTACGTAAAATCAATATATCCGCCTGCGTCAGTTGTCATTGACAATTCATTCGCGGCGGATTTTCTTTTTTCCTCCACTCGATCAGTATTTTCAAGTTTTAACAGGTAGATTTGAAAACCAGTATTTAATTTTCCGGACCACTGGCGTTTCAAGAATATTAATTTGCACGGATTGATTTTTTGTCTTTCGATTCACGCCCCTCTTGTCATTTTTCCGGTCTTGAATATATTTCAATAATATAAAGGAGGCGATTAAATGCAGAGACAGGATTTCAGAACCGAGACAAAAAAACTTCTGGACATAGTCATACACTCGCTCTATTCGAAAAAAGAGATTTTTTTAAGAGAACTTATATCGAATTCATCCGACGCCATAAACAGACTGAGGTTCCTGGCTCTCACTGAAGACAATGTTCTTAAAACTCAGGATTCTTTTACAATT
This is a stretch of genomic DNA from candidate division WOR-3 bacterium. It encodes these proteins:
- a CDS encoding CvpA family protein, coding for MNYIDAVIITAVAAAFVTGAVLGIVRLVFYLLGLLLGAIAASYVEASLPYSPWVVRIVSISVWILVSFSSGALGWMLQKKLRNFGVSFLDRLWGSLFSIISVSFALTVVLLYVKSIYPPASVVIDNSFAADFLFSSTRSVFSSFNR